TACTAAAACTGCAAATTTCATCCCTAATACTTTGTTAGTAAAATGATGAAAAGTACAAcgtgataacttagggacgaaaactGAGCATGATCAACAATTAgggatgaattctacaattatcatataaGCATTCCATGGCTCCATTCTAGTTATTGTTGTTTCAAGTAATAATGCACTTTCTTTTCTACTTAAAGAATTGATCTATATTTGacataaaattttactttatttatttatttatattgggTGTACCTTGGGTTTCCACCACCGAACATGGTGATTAATCCTTTCGTTGAATTGTAGACACTTTTTTGGATGAGATAGTTGACTTGGAGATTTAATGCTGCTCCGATCCATATCTAATGTAAGGatcaaaccctaaaccctaaaccctaaacccttgaggaatgttaatattttaaataaatgaatacatagaataaggagaaagcccataatactaataattaaacgtcttagaaattttatatatatatatatatatagattcaagCCCATTCTTTATTAAATCTttcaccctaatatatacatgtaggtATATCTatattgtagtatatatattcaagacttagcctTATCTAGACATCACACACTCTCTCTTCACCTACTTCATTCTCACACCACTTTCATCTACCAAATATTCCCCTACCAAATATTcatcttcatttcatctttaaGATTCAAGCCAAGATTTATCCTTTATGATCTTTCTAAGTTGGATTATGGTAAGATCATACTTTCTAATTCGTTTTCCTACCTTGTTTCACCATTCTTATGGTTTTCTCCTATTTTCCATGGTGGGTTTGGGGTCTTAAGATCATCAAGACATGGAGGATGTGCTAGGGTGAGCTTTGGGAGACTTGAGTTTGGATAGctagcttcaagaggtaaccctATGTCCAACAAAACCTATTTCCCCACTCTTATATGTTGATATGTGCATTCTTGTATTTCTTGAGCTTTTGATGGTTGAATATCCTTGATAATGTGTCTTGTATTGAGGTTTCTTGTATCATTCTTTCTACTCTTGATATGATGATGTTGTTGGTGTATTCTATTCTTGAAAATCTGAGTGTAGTTGCCTATTTTGTCTACTGAGAGTCGTTTTCTGGAAATGTACTATCTCGCTTGTGTTTTTGGCCTATCGGAACTGACCCACGGGACTGGCACGCCCATGAGCCAGCCCCACAAGACCAGTGGTGGAATTGAGTAGCGGAACTTCACTTCCATTGCTTCCCCTGTTTGACCTTGCGGTAGAGTACGGCATACCCTCTGATCCCGTCGAGCAATTCTGCTGGTTCAGTGCTATTCACTATTCCAGTGCGATTTATTCCAGTATGTATATTTCCTTTGTTGTTTCAGTTTGTTGTGGTGGTATGATGTCTTGAGAAATCCTTATTGTTGCTTATTGAATATTGTTCATTCATGAATCCTATTCTTTGATAATCTCTATATCATGTGAGTATTGGAAATCTATTTCTCCTTATTGATATTCATGATTCTATTGAGCATTTGTTACTCTGCTATGATTTTTATATAGACTCCTTTGAATTCAATATGATTCTCTTGGAATTCTTGTTCTTGAATTGAGTTTGAGTTACTACCTTTGTTCtactttatatatgtattatctTGGAATCCTATATATTTACGTATCATTTGATCAAGAGATATGTACCTTGTTGTTGAATCCTTCTTTGAGATCATTATGTTGGTTGTTGAACCGTGTGGGGCTTATTGTGATACTATTGAGTTGAGATTTGTAAGCCTTTCACTCTGGTGGGCTGAGCACCTGGTAGAAACGAATCTTGATTATTAGAGATAGTAACTAACCcattgggcttggaatcccaataGGGGGTGTATACACTTAAAGTTCTATATCTGTTACCAATATTGGTTACTTATTGTGTGGACATTGATTTATGTGGTATTGATGCTAGATGGGAGCCGTCCACACTAGTTCCACAATTGTATTTGATGGATGCAACTATATTGAATATGCTTTATTTGTCTTATTGGTGGATTATGTGTTGGGCTGGTATGTTGTGGATTAGACCTCTCTTTGCCTCTATCTAATTATCTAAGTACTCTTTGTTACTTATTGTGGTTATGACTTGTCATGATGTTCCTTGAGTAAGGTATTGAGTTTGAACTTCGTTGTGGTTTTATATCCCTTCTTGTGTTATCCTTGTGATAATTGCTTTTGTGGAATATGACTCTTTTGAAAACCTTCTTTAGAGTTGGCTAGTGGTGAGTATATATGCTATATGCCAGTCTCAAAACATATATTggatactaaatatatatattatagttttaCGCGTTGGAGTGGGGTTTACTTAGCAATATTCgctaattattttaacttatgaTTTCATATATGGAGTAGAGCCTAACGAGAGCGCGTTAGAATACCCTATAGTTCTATTTTCCTCTCTTAGCTAATTTGAGTTATCTTTTGAGATAATGTTAGACTTTGGGATGTAATAATTCTAGATTTTGGATTCTATGGTTGTGGAGATTTTACCATGTAGACTTTGGCCTTAAGCACCTAGTTTGATGTAAGCTGGGTGTGGCATAGCTCCCCTTGGTAGATTGAATTATGCTTCTGTTGTTGTTTTATtgaattatcaatgtcaccctttTAGCTCAAGAATCCACACCAAAGTGTAGACATGATAGGGCTTTGCCACACATTAGCACATTTCAAAGCATTTTACTCATAAATCAACCACAAAGGACTCCACATAAGCATAAAACAACCcctaaatgacccttaaaactAAACATCTTTTGGCCTTTATCACAATTGTAAAAGACACAGGATTCTATATTATTCTTCCCTTTTAGATTTAGCAATTATGGGGTGTAAAGTgctcctttcaaaaaaaaatcaaaaaatcaaGTCACACTAGGGGATTAAAGGATGCACTACTCGGAGTGTAGTGGCTGGCCTAAGCAACCCCTCTCCATGAGCGGCTGACGTTATTTGGAGCATGGGAAGGAGATCCGACCTTTTCGGTCGAAGTGGGTGTGCAGGCATCCTGGTTTACTTGTCGGGTAACCATGCCACCTAGAATAACCAATTGACGTATGATAGGTTCGGGAGCCGACCAGTCACCCCTTGTAACGAGTCTAGCTAACAAGGATTTTTCAAGCATTTACATCAGAAAGTAGTGAGATTCTTTGGCTACTCAACCTAGGCAGGTTACCCGATACTCAGTTACCCCTCAGACGCGAGGTTGTTGGCTGATCTTTATTAGTTTTCTTTGAGTCTTTCTAGGTTTGGGACATGAAGCAATATACAGAGGGACTACCACATGCTAGGAGTGGTAAACTAACCAAGGATAGACAAACTAATTGGTTTGGACCATAGCCACTTAGTGGGGCGCATCTCACAAAGATGTTTTTTTCCCTTAATTGGTGTCTTAAATTTTGCAGGATGTTGAAATGCTAGGTGGTTGGTCGAAATGCTCACATTCTATTTCTATTGTTTCTACGTGCTAAAATTAGAGGTCATAAGGAAAATACGCACCTCatgtattttcttttaacttAACTAATTTTCGAGTTTTGTAGGATGATAAAGTGCTCAATGGTTGGGATACAACCTCAGAGATCAACCTTGGGTCTTAGTGAGGTGGTTGGATTTTCCACGAAGTTGGTCAGATTTCTTGTAGAAGTGATCGGATTTCTCAAGGGTGGTCTGAATTCTCGCACTAGCTAAATATTGCACTTATGGTTATACTCTTTTTTCCTTACCTAAATTTTTCCCTTAGTAGTTACACGTCAAGATGATAATATTAAGAAGTAAATTTAAGAGGAGATCATTGCGTCACTCTTAATATAGaattcaattaataattaaatagaaaGAAACCTAATAAAATCACAATAATAAGTTATATAATGACTATTAGGGAAAAAATCTTTTGACAGGGTGTCAttactttaaaagaaaatataatttaaatcatCAGTCCAAAATTTATCCAATTTTCTTCGCATATGCTACCCTATATAAATCATTTCATATTTGCATAATGTTCAACACaagaaaaagtagaaaaaaaacacaaatcttGAGCGCTTCTACATTTTGTCTCATCGTccaacaatggcaagaggaagATTAAGATTGGCGTATATTGTCAATGAATCCAAAAGAAAAGCATCctacaaaaaaagaaagaacgGGTTGCTCAAAAAGCTTAATGAGCTCACCATTCTTTGTGGTGTAGATGCTGCAATAATAATGTACAACTCTTTCGAGTCAGTGCCAGTCATATGGCCGTCTGCTAGAGAGGTTTTACAGAGAATTGCTAGGTTCTTGAGCTTGCCAAATGTGGAACAAACTCGAAGAATGATGAGCCATGAAAGCTTTGTTGAAGAGAGGATTCAAAAATTGAACACTCAACTTCTGAAGGTGAAGAAAGACAATAAGGAGAGGGAGATGAAAGAATTGATGCATAAGATCTTTACTGGAGAACGAACAATCGATTCTTTAAGTTTCATAGATCTAAAGGACTTGGGTGGGGTTTTAAAAACCAACTTGGCTAAAATTAATGGTAAGGCTGAGGAAATTATGATGGATTCCTCAACCTTAGCATCATCAGCTTGAGCTTCAGCCCCAACTCTGACTACTTTTCACCCTGATGCTCATTCTCTTACTATTGCTTCACCTTTTGTTTTTGGGCTTGGCACAAGTAATGTGATGGCTCATACGGATGTGCTTTCTAGGTATCAAGCCACTGTGGGTATGCAAACTGGCCCAACTTATGGGGGACCGGGGCCTCGATACTCTCAAAATCCTTGAAGTTTTGCGTACATCTCTAATTCTGTAGTCCAGTGCAATGGTAATTTTTATTGGTTGTTTAAATTGATGCATTGGGAATAACCTAATGCATTTATAGATTTAATGTATTTtcatatgttttgttttgtcctgttaaattatattgaaatttcaatttcttaaaaaaatgagTCCGATTtgttcggaaaaaaaaaaaagatttgagtGTATATTTGAGTTGAGCAAAATCTTTCTCAAAATACGttagtatataaaaatcaaAGTTCATATACTTTCTcatggacaaaaaaaaaattataatagaaaGCTAATAAATGACATTTACCACTCAAGTATTAAATTAGACACAAACAATAGTGATAACAATTTCCCGTATTCCAGATGGAGATCCCCATTCCTCGCTCCAACAGGGATAAGGACATGAATAAAATTCAAGAAACAAGGGGCGGGGATGGGAATATCCTATCCTGCCCTAGCTCCAATTTTTATTATACCCCCTTTGTCCCATTTTGCTTGTTTTATtgactattcattggtcaaaccaactctttcttcatggcttattttctttagtaatttttaattatttttaaatttgattttttgtgtttaatattataaaaattgaattaaaaataatttcagtcaaatcTCGTTAAATGAACATAACAAACAAAATgtgacggagggagtaataaaAACACTATCACCACGacaccaccaccaacaacattaataataataataataataataataataataataataataataacactattattattattattattattattagtaccgAAAATGTTTTCTTCAAACTTCAATATGCCATAAGTCTCAATTTGGGCCTTAATTAGTAATTTACAcaaaatggtcccttaactatgaAAAATTATACTTATTTAAATCATCCATTACTTATActaaggactaaattgagtaaattttTGCATGGTCTAGGAGCCATTTTTGATGAATTGTCAGTTGATGGTCACATTGAGAATTACGAGATAGTCAAATGAATATTTtggcttttattattattattattattattattattattattattattattattatttacctaaatgtactcatattttggctgagatacaaaaattatgaatgccaatcatatctatatatatatatatatatatatatatatatatatatatatattgataagagccaaagagagttaggcctaaaatgggtagaaaaaatggcggtcaaattatttaatcaaatggatggttcagatgaattatttaatcaaatagatagttaagataattcagattaatattattaatagagattacctaatttaaccttacttttataattatccgttaagttttccgttaaatattctcttctccgttaatattccgttaacttttaacttacatattaatttctataagaaaggtcttaggttcgaacctcatttcaatcaaatttgacataattaagtttctcattctattttactcttattaaattaaataaattaatatctacaacaaaaaatgatacatatgtatttctttaatttagaattatgtgtctacaatatctttatttgaaaaaattattcattatcaaaaaattaaattaaataagagaaataatttcattagttatattttctttagtttttctcatgcaaagattctttacattcaaatttatcaattgatattcattacattgtccattatctcatttttacaatttcttgtaattaaatatcaaagttatagtacaaaataatgttatatatttatttaccaagtattttattaatacaatgaaaaaaaaatttaaaataatttgaatctaattatattaactacttggggattggttgacaaagagagtactcaaataataacccaataaattgaagtggaatcactctattttacacttattgaattaaataaattagaagttacaccaaaaaatgatacatatgtatttctttaataccatgaaaaaaataaaaaaagaatagtttgaaaccaatcatattaattacttgggggatttgttgacaatgaaagtactcaaataacccattacccagcaaattgaagcgagaaactaccttttaatatctttggaaaacatatcatattttaaattttcaaatttttattaattttttaatcctttttcttaaactagggatttctttatccacaataactcattcaataataatggttgaaccaaatgaaccccaagcagaacacctaaaggaaagtccatagctcctatatcataatctcattgcatgacgttgtcatctatgctaccaacaataatcgaattgcaaataacacactaccaacaaaaaggaagagaacaaatagtaaagatgaagacaatgacaatgttactcaaaagagaattaagaaccacttaaaaaaattcaaattaaaagtagtatttatttagactatcatttttagaccaaatatttagactatcgattttacaaggttgcaaacatttattttagtaataattataatgaattttctatattatctttgattcatatactttgagttagatatttaaataaaaaaattcgacattcaattacctatgtataaacttctcctatataatcttgcattgatatactttcaaatatttatttaaatatataaacattgggcattaactcattcgcgcaatgcgcgtataaaactagttatattatatatgctaataataacccagtggggtagctcaagtggcaagtgagctctctttgtggggagtcaggagaacccgggttcaatccCTACCAGCTCCTGAGCCTCTCGGAgggaacgtgggtggaccccggtaAATTtaccacaaaaaaaatatatgctaataatatctaataattgtaattggcaattgccatgtaaaattaaatcaaatatttattatattttattttcaaaccatttctaaccaattctcaaatggtaataacATACTGATacgaattgtttgcttacacaatattattttattaaattaatttgttcattaaataataacaaatattagcatattaatgtcacttataCACGGTAATAGCAGTAATGTACGTGCAATGTCCGTGCAGTAAGATATGCTATTATTACGTTAATGATGAAAACATATGAATGgactccattatattatattacatacatatttgaattccatatatattatattctaatacctatttgtttacaattacatttgtttattaccaattaccaattattaccaatctataatataatggaggttttccattcatatataatagctttgcctctctctctttatggctatagATACAAGAAGAAACTTAGTCAACCACTACCACCAATTTTCATCTCtcttagttctgttgtttttcATTTGTGAAAGCATCAATGTACATAAGATGAATCACCCTTCTCCATAGAAGTGTGacatatttattgttttttttactgttcttatcttatcttttttatttttatttttttatttttatttttttggttacatTCATTGCATATTCTTATATTTTGTAATCACAAGCGCTGgggttaattgttggtagcttcaaaTTGCTGAAAagtaagctaatttgtcaaataactacaacttttattctaagtattaactactcttgccaaagaccttgtggtcaagtggcactcgatgtcccgattaacacttttacatggatgatgggagtgggttcaagcctcagtggaggcaattgttgactaTTACTCCATtgtacattgtaacagagtctgtagtactaaaaaaaaatatttgaaatcttatatttccagctcaaaaaaaaaaaaaaagtattaactattcttttatatttgaaatcttatctTTCCAGCTCTATTGAccctttaattacaaatgcagatatttggatcctaataagcaatgtggatcctaataagcaatgtgattCCAGCTCTATTGAccctttaattacaaatgcagatatttggatcctaataagcaatgtggatcctaataagcaatgtgattgaccctttaattacaaatgcagatatttggatcctaataagcaatgtggatcctaataagcaatgtgattCCAGCTCTATTGAccctttaattacaaatgcagatatttggatcctaataagcaatgtggatcctaataagcaatgtgattCCAGCTCTATTGAccctttaattacaaatgcagatatttggatcctaataagcaatgtggatcctaataagcaatgtgattCCAGCTCTATTGAccctttaattacaaatgcagatatttggatcctaataagcaatgtggatcctaataagcaatgtgatgcaaaggatagtggatctgttaagagatgtgaaagttgagaagcaattaataaaagagcaaattgccatttggtccactgactataggggtcctattaatttccatccacgactttcaaaagtatTAATTGCATAcaatgacttttcaatttgtatcaattttggtcactccggcgaaattaccggccaaattcgccggaaaattcaaaaccctaaaataatgagggtattttagtcatttcacatatgttttcttcttctccggcggacATGCTCTGCTTCTCCggcgtcttcttcttctccgacgaCATTGCTCATTCTTCTCCCGCGGACCTGCTCTGCTCTTTTTCTTCTCCGAAGCAAGCACGGAAACAATGGCAACGTGAACCTTTCACTAATTATAGGTCCCACAGTGCCACCGCCGCCGACTCTTTCATAAATTACACAGTCGACGTGAACCTCTCCGTCGACTCTTTCAAATTGTACAACCGAGATTCCTCTAGCTACACAGTCGACGTGAACCTCCAACTACGCCATTGGCGGCAACGTCATCGACCAAAGCTTCCACACCTACAGCATCGCCGCAGTCGGTACCGCCGGCGAGTTCGCTGCCTACTCCGATGAGACCAATGGCCGAACAAACAGGGGTATTTTAGGGGTTTTGTTTTCTGTTGTTGGATTTGATACAAGTAGATCTGGAATTTCATAACTTTAGTTCGAAATATTTGTGCTTGGTTGCTTAAAGACGCCGGAGAAGCAGAGCATGTCCGCCGGAGAAGAAAAAGACGccagagaagaagaaaacatatgtgaaatgactaaaataccctcattattttagg
This region of Ipomoea triloba cultivar NCNSP0323 chromosome 15, ASM357664v1 genomic DNA includes:
- the LOC116005662 gene encoding agamous-like MADS-box protein AGL80, translating into MARGRLRLAYIVNESKRKASYKKRKNGLLKKLNELTILCGVDAAIIMYNSFESVPVIWPSAREVLQRIARFLSLPNVEQTRRMMSHESFVEERIQKLNTQLLKVKKDNKEREMKELMHKIFTGERTIDSLSFIDLKDLGGVLKTNLAKINGKAEEIMMDSSTLASSA